The uncultured Methanobrevibacter sp. genomic interval GTACCCATTGAAACAATAGCATTCATTTTTGCGGTTTTATCCAACCATTTATAAAATGCAACATATTGTTGATGCGGAGGAATGGTTAAACTGTGATAATCTTGAACCTCTTCCCAACCTCTACTAGGTTGGAAAGTGATGAATACATTACCAAACCATACACCAGGAATTACAATATACTTATTTTTATAAACCATTGCCGGACCTAAACCGTCTTTCCAGTAGGAAATCATCTGATTAAACAATTCATCTTTAACATCTGCTGTTAACTTTTCGAAGTCGTTTAATGAAATCAATTGATGATGTTCCATCAAATAATCCCAATTCTCTTCGACATAAGTGTTTAATAACCCTTTTGCCCAAGAACCTTTATTGTTCATGTCAAATATTATTTGAGTTAAATTATGCAATGAAAGCAAGTTATGACGAGTTTTATTAATTAAATATGAATCTTTAGCATTTATAATCCATTGGAATGTATTATTTACTGCATTTGAAAATTCAAAGTCCCCTCCAATATCGTAACCTTGCATATATAATTGATAAAGCAATTCAAAAGTACTGTTGAAAACATCCAAATAGGAAGCGCCGATTTCAGCTTTTCCAGGAGGATAGTTATACAACATGATAGCCACTTTTTTATCGGAATTATTTAAATCATGCAAATCAGCCCATTTGCAGTTTAATTTAACCATCTTATCTACACCTTCTTGGATAACATGAGACTTACCAAAAACATCTACATAAGACAAAGCAACCTGACCAAATACTCCTTCGAAACTTGGATATGTAACCATGAATGTCCATTCGACTTGAGGACCTAATTCACTGAGATAGCTGTATTCAGAAATTTCAACAATTCCTTTCAATACATGCAAATCTATATCAGTTAAATCTGGTTCAGCAGTACCATTAGCATAATCTAAAGACCAACTACATAATGAATTAACTGCAGATATACCAACAGATGAAATTGAAGCAATCTTATTCAAAATTGAAGACATAGGAGGCTGAGTTCCAGTTTTAAATACATTAAAAGCTGGCCTACCATTAGCTTCATAACCTCTGATAAGTGCATCAGCAACTTCTTCACCACCATAGTAAGAAGCGATAGCTATGAATGATTTTTTTGGACCAAAATTAGCAATATAATCTTTTTCAAATTTCTTGAACAAAGCTGTCGGATCCAATACATTAGTTAACCATACAACATAATTTTCAGTCATCCAATTTAAACTACCGTCAGAACTGTGAGTATAACCTGGATTTTCGCGAATCCATTGATTAATTAATTTTCCTTCAGGAACTAATGTATACAAACCTAAATCAGGATGATAAAAACCACATTCAGGAGACATCAATGGAGCATTTTTTTCATCCAGAGTAGGGTCAGAATATTTTTTAGGGTTAATCAAATGTTTTACATAATTCAGATAATTTTTCATATTATTTTGCAAAATATCTGATTCTGCAATATCCCTAGCCTGGAAATATGAGCCTATATAAGTGTTCTCAATAGTATCAAAAGTATTGTTAGCTGCTGAAGCTCCTACAATATGAATTCCAGTATTGTTCAAAATTTGTTTTGAAAATACACTGAAAGTATATGCAACATTATATTTTGCATTAGCCGGAGACCTCGCAAGAAGTTCTTTTAAGTATTGAGCTGTCAAAACACTGTAAGCAGATTCTGAAAACATGTCAATATGCATATAATTAGCATATTCCACTAACCACGCACGAGATTTATCAAAATCAGTTGTACTGATGTATGCAATCCTCCTTGACATATTCATCAGCAAATCAACTTTCTCATTGTGAGAGTTATAATCCACTAACAACAATATATCTGGAACAAACATTATTCCCTTAATATCTACAGTACCGCTTTTTTTAGTGAAATCAACAACGTACTTTTGGGGTTCATAAGTTAAATAAGAAACCTCTAAAGAATATTTAGAAGAACCTAAGTTTTTAATAACTGCATTACCCTTTGAATCAGTTTTAACAGTTGACACCACATTATCTGAGGAGTCATAAACCTTGATTGTAGCACCCTTTAAATTAAATCCGTCTTCACTCCATGTTTTGCCAGTTTCGTTATAAGAATCCATTACATTAACAACATTAATTACATTATTACCTGCTGTTAGTATTTGTTCATCTGATTTCGAAGACTGGGTGTCTGGAATGTCTTGAAGTTGAACAACATCATCCAAATTATCAGTAGTACCTACAATATCAGATACTGTTTCATTATTCCCTGCAAATACTGTGCTTATAGAAAACAAAAGCATTATTGAAATAATTAATGCGAATAATAGCCTATTATCTAGTTTTTTCGTATTTTCACCTCCTTTTATACCTTTATAACAAACATAGCAACATCGATTAAGATTTACTATAAGTTTAAGTTTGACTTGAAAACATATAAAACTTACTAAAGTTAATTATAGTTAGCATTCAATAAAAATTGTCATAATATGAGATAAATTTAAATACTTAATAAAATAAATAAAATGTGCTATTATATAAGAGGTGATAATATGCGTAAGATTACTATTGGTATGGTTATTTTATCTATAATCTTAATAGGTATGGTTATACCAGCAGGATTTTCCGGTCAGGCAAATTCAGTTGTTATAACTTACGGTGAAACTACTCATGCGAATACAAACTATAAATCTGACGTTGATTCATTTTTTAAAAGTCAAAGCAATTTGGATTTAAGCAATGCAGCAGAAAAAATTATTACAGCAAGTGACGTTAACAAAATTGCCAGTACAATAACCGGCAGAACCTATGATTCCAGTGAAATATTTTCCTCAGCACTTGTTAATTTAAAGGACAGTGCCGATCTTAAAGTTAGCGTGGATAAAGATAAAATCACCACAATAACTGGTGACATGTACCTGTCCGCATTAAAATCTGCAGGAATCAAAAGCGGTCACGTATACGTTACAAGTCCAGTTACTGCAACCGGTGAATCTGCACTTGCAGGAATAATGAACTGTTATGAAGAGGCAACCAATGTGAAAATTCCGGAAACCGTTAAAGAAGCAGCAAACAAGGAAATTTACACACAGGCAGAAGTTGTTAAAGACACAAATGCCAGTTCAGATCAAGTATCCAAATTAGTTGATGACGTGAAAGAAACTGTAAAAAAAGAAAATGTTACAGATCACCAAACTATTGTAAACATTATTTACAATTACACTGTAAACAATAACATTAACATTACAAACAGCAGTATTGAAAACCTTGCAAACAGTATTGAGCAAATTCAAAACACTCAAGGAGACATAAATACCTATGAAAATCAAGTAAGTGAGGTTTTAAATAATACTAGCAGCAATTCAAACAATTTTTTAGGCGGAATATTCGGATAATATTCCTCCAAAACTTTTTTTTAAATTTTCGAGCCTAATTTGTGATTATATGAAATGGAAAATTGGCAATGTTAAAATCGACAACCAGGTTGTTCTAGCACCTATGGCCGGAATATGCGAACTGACTTTTAGAAGAATAATAAAATCCATGGGGTGCGGACTTATTGAAACTGAAATGGTGTCAGATAGAGGCATCATCCATGACAATACCCGAACTCAGGACATGCTGGAAATGACCGAATGCGAAAGACCAATTTCCCAACAGATTTTCGGATCTGAAGCCGAAACAATGAAAAAAGCATCACAATACATTTATGAAAACATGCACCCAGACATCATTGACATCAATATGGGATGTCCCGTCAGAAAAGTAGCCGTCAAGGCAAATGCCGGAAGTGCGCTACTCAAAACACCTGATAAGGCATACGACATCATATCAGAAGTTGTTGATTCTGTACCTGTGCCTGTTACAGTTAAAATTAGAAGCGGATGGGACAGAGAACATATCAATGCATGCCAAATTGCCGAAATTGCCGAAGATGCAGGTGCATCAGCCATAACTGTACATCCAAGAACAAAGTTTGATACATACGGAATTGATGCTGACTGGTCAATTATTCGA includes:
- a CDS encoding DUF1002 domain-containing protein, producing MRKITIGMVILSIILIGMVIPAGFSGQANSVVITYGETTHANTNYKSDVDSFFKSQSNLDLSNAAEKIITASDVNKIASTITGRTYDSSEIFSSALVNLKDSADLKVSVDKDKITTITGDMYLSALKSAGIKSGHVYVTSPVTATGESALAGIMNCYEEATNVKIPETVKEAANKEIYTQAEVVKDTNASSDQVSKLVDDVKETVKKENVTDHQTIVNIIYNYTVNNNINITNSSIENLANSIEQIQNTQGDINTYENQVSEVLNNTSSNSNNFLGGIFG
- a CDS encoding tRNA-dihydrouridine synthase, whose protein sequence is MKWKIGNVKIDNQVVLAPMAGICELTFRRIIKSMGCGLIETEMVSDRGIIHDNTRTQDMLEMTECERPISQQIFGSEAETMKKASQYIYENMHPDIIDINMGCPVRKVAVKANAGSALLKTPDKAYDIISEVVDSVPVPVTVKIRSGWDREHINACQIAEIAEDAGASAITVHPRTKFDTYGIDADWSIIR